Proteins encoded within one genomic window of Aquarana catesbeiana isolate 2022-GZ linkage group LG03, ASM4218655v1, whole genome shotgun sequence:
- the LOC141134807 gene encoding olfactory receptor 11L1-like, with protein sequence MTIFGNSVIIILVSCSKTLQSPMYFFLTQLSTNDILLTSAIVPNTLYVSLNDGGTISFAACITQFYFFGASETSECLLLTVMSYDRYLAICNPLRYSVLMNRGLCLKLIIASWMLSFSLILIDTVSLSKLEFCKSNIIDHFFCDLDPLMNISCSDTYFLQLEVTLLSIPLVIVPFIVIVISYAYIIFAILKIQSKTGRQKTFSTCSSHLSVVIMFYGTLIGIYVLPNREQALNTGKILSLSYTVVIPLLNPIIYSLRNKDIKKSLQKHIRNMIVL encoded by the coding sequence ATGACAATTTTTGGGAACTCTGTGATCATCATATTAGTGTCCTGTAGCAAGACCCTGCAATCTCCTATGTACTTCTTCCTTACACAGTTGTCTACAAATGATATACTATTGACATCAGCCATTGTTCCCAACACACTCTATGTATCACTAAATGATGGTGGAACAATTTCTTTTGCTGCCTGTATTACCCAGTTTTATTTCTTTGGTGCATCAGAAACCTCAGAGTGTCTTCTTCTTACAGTAATGTCTTATGATCGATATTTGGCCATTTGTAACCCACTGCGGTATTCTGTTTTAATGAATAGAGGGCTTTGCTTGAAACTGATTATTGCCTCTTGGATGTTAAGCTTCTCATTGATATTGATTGATACTGTATCATTATCTAAGTTAGAGTTCTGCAAATCAAATATTATTGACCATTTTTTTTGTGACCTGGATCCATTGATGAACATTTCTTGCTCTGATACATATTTTCTTCAGTTAGAAGTTACTTTACTAAGCATTCCACTTGTAATTGTACCATTTATAGTGATTGTGATATCATATGCTTATATTATTTTTGCCATACTGAAGATCCAGTCCAAGACAGGTAGACAGAAAACCTTCTCCACCTGTAGTTCCCATCTGAGTGTGGTGATCATGTTCTATGGAACTCTAATTGGGATTTATGTTCTCCCAAACAGAGAACAAGCACTGAACACTGGTAAGATTCTGTCATTGTCTTATACTGTGGTGATCCCTTTGCTGAACCCCATTATCTACAGCCTAAGAAACAAGGACATTAAGAAATCCTTGCAGAAACATATTAGAAACATGATTGTTCTATAG